The Fibrobacter sp. UWP2 genome segment GCGAGCACGAGCCGGGCCACTACGGCTACGGTTACGGCTACTACGGTAAAAAATATTACGGGAGCAAGTAAATGCAGATCCTTTTGACTGGTGGCGCTGGCTACATCGGTAGCCACACCATCATTGAACTCGACAAGGCGGGCCACTCGGTGGTGGTCGTCGACAACCTTTCCAACTCTTCGCCGGTGTCGCTTGAGCGCGTGGGCGAGATTATTGGCAAGGAAGTGCCCTTCATCAAGGCAGACGTCCGTGACGCTGCCGCCATGGACAAGATTTTCAAGCAGTACCGCATTGACGCGGTGATCCACTTTGCGGGCCTCAAGGCGGTGGGCGAGTCGGTGCAAAAACCGCTAGAGTACTACGAGAACAACATGAACGCGACATTTGTGCTGGTAAACGCCATGCGCAACAACGGCTGCAAGAACATCATTTTCTCTTCGTCGGCCACCGTGTACGGCAACCCGGCCATAATTCCCATTACCGAGGAATGCCCCAAGGGCGCCTGCACCAACCCCTACGGCAAGACCAAGTCCATGCTGGAGGAGGTGTTGAGCGACGTGCAAAAGGCCGACCCGGAGTGGAACGTGGTGCTGCTGCGCTACTTTAACCCGATCGGCGCGCACCAGAGCGGCCGCATTGGCGAGAACCCCAACGGTATTCCGAACAACTTAATGCCCTATATTACCCAGGTGGCCGTGGGCCGGCGCCAGGAGCTGGGCGTATTCGGCAACGACTACGACACTCCCGACGGAACCGGCGTGCGCGACTACATCCATGTGTGCGACCTTGCCGCGGGTCACGTGTGCGCGTTGCACGCAATCGAGCGCAAGTGCGGTCTCGCCATTTACAACCTGGGCACGGGCCACGGCTACTCGGTGCTCGACGTGGTGAACGCGTTTGAGAAGGTTAACGGAGTCAAGGTGCCCTACAGCATCAAGCCCCGCCGCGAAGGCGACATTGCCACCTGCTACTGCAACCCCGCCAAGGCCTTCAAAGAACTCGGGTGGAAGGCGCAG includes the following:
- the galE gene encoding UDP-glucose 4-epimerase GalE produces the protein MQILLTGGAGYIGSHTIIELDKAGHSVVVVDNLSNSSPVSLERVGEIIGKEVPFIKADVRDAAAMDKIFKQYRIDAVIHFAGLKAVGESVQKPLEYYENNMNATFVLVNAMRNNGCKNIIFSSSATVYGNPAIIPITEECPKGACTNPYGKTKSMLEEVLSDVQKADPEWNVVLLRYFNPIGAHQSGRIGENPNGIPNNLMPYITQVAVGRRQELGVFGNDYDTPDGTGVRDYIHVCDLAAGHVCALHAIERKCGLAIYNLGTGHGYSVLDVVNAFEKVNGVKVPYSIKPRREGDIATCYCNPAKAFKELGWKAQYGIEEMCRDSWNWQKNNPNGYEGA